A segment of the Babesia microti strain RI chromosome II, complete genome genome:
TGTATAGAGCTgatttttccaaattcaaattgtcaaGTTTGGACACTAGGGAGGTGTTAGATGCGGCGCTTTCAGAGAGCCTCTGATTCAAGTTGGATTCTGTCTCGcgcaaaattttaactatGCCATTGAGACGTTCTACTTCTGAATTGagtttatcaatttccCTCTTGGAAAGTgccaattcattttttgtgGCAGATATGATAGCATTGGTTTCTAGGAGACTCTGGTTTAGAGTGCTATTCTTTCGGTGTTCAAGTTCTGATTTGTTTATGCTGGAGGATAATTCACTTTCGATGGCTTCCAATTGTTTATCTCGTTCCGCAACTATCTCCTCTAGAGTTGACTTGCCGTATTTGAGCTCAGAAATTGCATTCTCGTAATCACACTATATTAACAAAGATATTTTTTTAGAAAAATAAACGTGCATGTAGAATGTTTCatggcaattttattggGTGACAATAACTAATTTGTACTTAACATCACtgtatgtatatattatttcgTTAATTGCAGAAATAATTCAAGATGAATGGTATAATCTTGTGGTGCATTATTTTCACTAACAGGATAAAAAATTGGCATAGACTTACCATTTGTTTGCTCAATACCATTATCTGTTCCCGCTTAGTTTGCAATTCTTTGTACAGATTCTCGATTTCCTGTTTGGCTATACAAATATCCGATTCATATCTAAACAACTTTTCCTCATATTCAGCCTCCCTAGTACTAAATGTTTGTTGGTAagtttttaaatttatcaattctTGCTGCAGTCCATCGATAGtatttgaatattgtgAACGCAATacttttatatttttttccAAATCCAATTTGTACTGGGTATACAATTGGTGTTGCAACCGATGATATTCCTGTTTAAGTTTATCAGCAAAGTTATAGAATACTTCTTTCTGTGACTCCTCCCAATTTGAAACTATGCTTAGGTCCTTTGCTAAGCATTTGGTTAGAGCTGTGTTATTGAGAGGATAGGAGTCCAATTGTTTGATCTGCTCTAGATGTTTAAAGTTCTCCCGCTGGTTGAATGGGAGCgaattgaattgtttgtGCTCGAACTGCTTGGCTTCATATAATTTGGTTTTTTCATTTACtttatataattggttATCATTGTGAGAGAGTAATGAGTTTACACAACCGTAATTGCTGGCACTAGTATTTATAGGGTTAGAAAAAAAATGGCCGTTGCCATTTGCCGATTTAATTGGTTCAATTCCATATTTACAAAGATTACAAGGGAATACATCCGTATTGACTACATTATTTGTGGCGCTTTTTGTGAgatgtgtaaattgtttattgtCGTTATAGAGTAGAGGTGTGTTCAAATCTGTAAGGGCTGGCGGGTACTTTAGTTGACCTGACTGGAATAGATCATCCGTTTCTTTGAGAATACCCAAAAGGCGAGAGTCTATCGCCTCATGTGTCAGATGATCCATTATTGATCCTGCACTTTATTGCCCCGGTTACATGCTagtatttttgtataaccTACTCACCTGTTCGCCTCCAGTCATATCGAAGGGCCTAACACATGCGCACAAGTTATCTGAATAGCATATAATGTgtatatactatactatactatactatactatgAGTCTACATGTGTACATTAATATTTGGTTAGTAAATcataaatgatgaattaaGGCTAAGACACTTTACCCTGTTTGACACCCCAAAGGTACCAATATAGCAATATACCCAACTGAATCAATCAAGCCTTACCGGATGTCCAGTAACCGAAAATAGACACCAGAATAACACGTTTCCAAGTGTCTTATTATTCTTAAactgtataaatattgctTTACCCTTTCAATTTTTGTGAGTTTCAGTAATGGTATTTGGCCTAAATGAGTAACAACTTGCCCATCATGAACCAGAAGACGTAACCTGTCCATCCAAGGCCCAGTGGAACTGATATTAGATACTCGTGTAAAGCCGCGGATAAGgtaaatacaaaaaattgtataccAAGACTTGAAAATCCTCTGCGAGTGAGGGGCATACCAATATGCCGTTTAACAAATTGGTGAACGGGCAAATTCCATTTAATCCAGTACTCGGAAAATGATGATGCATTCCACCAATCCTGTATATATAGTGTGATATTTTGATGAACAATGCAAAGGTATTGTTTATTAACATGTAACCCATATATAGTTCGTTAATATAATGCGAATAGTTCTTACATCGTAAAATTTGCGATCTCCAAACCTAGTAATTTCAGCCAAAATGTTGAACCAGTGGTGGAAAAATGTTACAAACATAATCAGCCagcaataaaaaattggtaGTGATAGTATAATCATCTAACTCAAAAAATCATGTTACCCGATCTATTATGTGTGCTGCAACGTGTATAAAGTTTGCCGACTTAAATTCTTCCATAGTGAATGTGTTTTTTACAGTCAATATTATGTACTGATCAGCGATGATCCTGTATCACAAAGTTAGTTACTTTAGTACAACTAGCAAAAACACCAATTCCACAGCATGACGAAACAATCTGAACCAATTAATGCTCAATGTACGGGGGTAAAAGAACTAAATAAGCATAGAAATACTTGGAAACATATTGTAGGCATTGCCATAAATTCGTATACGCTATACAATGTCAAACACTTTGGGTACATGCTGGCTGCTTTAGATTCCTATATCACATATTTTTGTACCCCAATATTGACGCAAACTTCATTCATATCATCTccatatctaaataaatggGGAAAATTACGCTAAAGCTCTTCTGCAATCATAACAAACATGATGCAATGAATACGTTTTTAGAGTCCACACAACGGACGTAAATAGCACAAATGCTGATATTGTTGGATCGCTGGGGTATTGTAACACTGTTAGAAAGGGGTATACTAGTAGAATTATCATGTTTAGCGCCTGTAATAACATTATCGGTAGCGTGAGTGGGTTGTCTGATAATGGTGCCAAGTATCGCTCAATCATCCAAGCATGGACAATAGATATATTCATCTGGATAACTCATAAAAATAACCTTTAATGCACATTTGAAAAGTGGTACATGTTCCTTAATCACCTTAGATGTGGCAGGCACTGTGATTATTAATCCTGAATAAAAGAGTTCCATTACCATATTTAAGTAAATTGACAATAACCATTCTAAAATTCATAACCACTAATAGTATAAAGGCCAGATTTGCAAATCCTTTCAAATTTAGGTGTTTAGTACCCGTTGAAAGTAAACTTTTACGATATTCAGTGTGCAAACGGTTGTGTAGTGGCCTGTGTTAATATATGTTAGtcaaacatattttttggtATATAATAGAGTTACCtggatttatatatataatcttGTGATTCTATGGGATGATAATGATCTTCTTGGTGTCGCTGAGATGGTAGAGAGTAGGATCTCATTGTAGATGTAGACTGAGAGTATATTGATTCAgttttatataattcattttcaaatgtCTCTTCATTTCTAGATATTCTAAACACATTTTTCTCTCCTAAAATGCGATTTTTCAGCATATTGAGGGTTCGAACGTGAAAATGCGATGTTTCTCTTATGGTACGTCTTCTcatcatatttatttgtcCATTTATAAGaatttatgaatatattcgAGTTAAAGGTACATATTACAGACtaaatgtacaaaatttgtatacacAGTTTGAGCCAAGTGTCAGAACCCCCTAATCAATCCGTCTGTCACAACATGTTCCCAGCACTAGAAAAACTTGAATGCAGTTTTTGATTGATATGTGTACTACAATgtattttcaataaaaaattattcttTTTATTGGTTGTTTATCAATTTGGGAGGTTTAACTGTGGAATCTATTACCCAGAAATGGGCATTCCAAAATTcttcatttattatatcatctgTCACAAGTTCTACATTTGCATTTAGTTCGGTTAGTGTGTTTATTTCATAATCTTCAATCTTTAAATCTATTTCTTGCTGCGATTCTATAGTTTTATTGTCCAAGAACGTGGTAGACGATGTCTCACTGCCCATGGCCTTATTATCCAGGTTAGTTGACTTGCGTATGAGTGTTGAACCCTTCTTGAACAGATTTGGTAGGTTATTATAGTTCAACTGGAAAGTGTTGAAGAgcaaatcatttttgaagTTTTTGTCAGTACCCTTTAGGATCTGGTATGCTTGGTCCGTCGTTTTACCTTGGGCTACTAAACACCAGAAGGCACTGTTGTATTGATTATTCACATGGCCTATATGAATCAACTTTTGAACAAAAAATGGGAATATAATTCGTAAACATCAAAAAGGTTATCATTGTTGTGACATACAATCAACCTGGCGCCACCTAAAGTAGTCCTTTACATGTTCAATCAATGGATAAGAAACTATTCTCCCGTCAAAAGATGGTGGATATTTTAGTGTAcatgtgaaatatttgtgcCAATTGTAAACATAAGCTGAAGTAAAAATTGACACTATGCCcgttattattttttcccTTCTCctattgtataatttgcTGTCTGCACGTAGCAAGAAactacataaaattttacttaCCTATACTCATCCGAGTGTCCATAAGCAAGAGTTATATCTGAAAACTCGCGAAAAACCGCTTCAGCGGCTTTATTTGCTAAAGCCAAAGCTTTTGGTTCATTTGGTTTCCTGAAATTATGTGATTTGGAAAACATTCCAAAGTGTCTGCCGTCTACGCGGATTATGAGCCAAGTATATGGAGGTAgaatatcatcattttcgAATGattttacataattgtAACAGGAGttcatttaattgttttattatttatagtgCATAATTCAGTTGTATTCTAATGTGTGGTTACAATTAGGCTATGATGTGTGATATATTGTGTTTATACGTGATTGTTCACACACTAAAATGTGCTATactgttattaatttaattattctACTGTTTACGCCTTTCGTAATTCTTGGGAATATAAATGAGGTGTTAGAATCTTGCTTTGTTGTTCCAAAGTACATTTGCATTGGTACTAACCCTCGCTAATGTAGCGCAAGGGgacaaatataatattttgggGCTTAATCCATCTGAAATTGGACTTATCGCATGGTGGGCTTTCGATCATTCTATAATATTAGACAGTACTGCACATGCAAATCACTTAAACCAAAAATTTCCTCACGGACCGCCTGCCTTAGGTCATGGCCACAGTCTGCATATCATAAGTTCGTTTAGTCCGCTAAAAATATCGCTACGCAATCCTAGCGCAATAAGAAATTTTACCGTATCTTTTTGGTTGTATCTTCTCACCAATAGTTCATTATACTTCTCCAACTTGATCTCTAAAGGGTATTAAAGTTATTGATCTAGAAATTACAATTCGCAAACATTCACAATTATGCTCTACCCGGATAACAGATTATCAGTACGAATATCAACAGAAACCAATGTATCGGAGGGCATCCCTAGCAATTCAAGATTACCAACACTAAGATGGACTTTTGTCACAGGTAAACACATAACAACTTATTTAGTTGCAGTTAGTAATTATAGACTAGAGATTTACATAAATGGTACACTTGACAACTTTCTGgtatatgttatattatttagatattggATTCTCTGCCAGTTTCGAACGACGAACAGTTGGTAATTGGTCCATTCAATTCACCATCTTATCAAGTAAATGACATCTTAGACAGGCTTACATGGATGAATTGAAGATTTACAATCACAAGCTACCATCACATTACATATCATCAATGTCCAATGTTGGATTGACAGGATTTGCACCCAATCTAAGCGTTGTGGTTGGATGTCACAAgtgtaaatttaatgaGGCTAAAAAACCTGGGTTTTGCCCAGAAAATTACTTTTTATGTACCACTGAgcaaatttacatttatgcTGCTCATATTGCCAGGGTTAACGGCTGGCTTTTAGGGAATGACCAGATTTGGCATTCAGATACAGTGCCACTTGATAAATCGGAGGAAAGACTGAGTCTTTGTTGTGCTAAAGATTACAGTTaacattttttgataattgtatttgtttataacgataaatttatttaaagcgtcaaaatttgtcaaattaataaaagGGTGAATCTTTGTACTAGGGAATTAATATAGTGTTAACAGTGTAACTACCTGCCTTGTATTTAGAAAATGGTGACACTTCCACCTTATTATTCCCAAGAGTCGTGTTATCCGATATATGAAAGTAAaagtttaatttatagtAAAAGGCAATATCATCCCAATTGAAGCTAGGTTCAAGATATGGTATGTGTAACGTTAAAGAAGTTGAATCATAGGAACTGCAGTATATGAAGCGTTTTAATACCGTTTTATTGTAAATCTTTTTGTAAGGTGGCGTCACAACCTTTTGTAGACAGTGAACTgacaaaaatgaattttcaGATTCACCACCTTTAACAGATCTATTAGGATCATCTAAATCTAGTCGATATGCTTCGTGTGAGGTGAGAGATATTCGTACTAATTTCAGCGTATACTTGTCGCTATAAAACTcaaaatccatttttaGTAACGAATTAAGCTTgataatcaaattgttatcaGAATCCGCAATGACACAATTGTCAGTTccatataatttgatagTACATAGGTCAATACCGTTCGATCCAATTTTAAGGAGGGAAAAATCAGTAATAATTGCATGCATTTTTCTTTGTTCCACCAGTGTCTCATAATCTAGCAAGTCTCCATAATTCAAGTCTACTTGATTAGGCAGATCCACAGCCTCCACGCCTTGCAATAAGAAGttgtatatgtattttttgaaatttgcTGCCCCAATCCCTTCATAATCAAACCCACTATCTTCATTCATCAGCAACCACCaatcatatattttgtTGTACAACTCAGAGCTGTCACCGTTATCATCATCAGCGTTAGTTATATTGGATATGACAGTTCTAATTGGCAAATATGACCGATCCATTGTAGGTAATTTACTACTGAGTGCTCCAATTAGAGTGAATGGGAATTGCAAATATATGCGCTGaaaatttccatttttGTAGTGTTGCGCGGATAAACACGTGgagtatttaattttagtgtatttgccaaaaaagGAAGGAGGTAGAAATGGCGGCAATCTGATTTTCagtttatatattttgtcCACAAAATTGTTGTCTTCAGTCGATATGGAAGGCTCTATAAGTGCAGCATCGGTCGAGAATATTAGCCTTAAACGATCATCTATTTTATAAAGACAGAAATAAGGTATAAATTAAACGTGTTATTAACAAGTGGGAATTTCACACATTTTCacaaatgtataataaaaattgacaatatcGTTCGGCAGGTATTTAAaaacatataaaattgcactagcaaaaattttgtaacataatattgagatattttataacatttaGATGTTAGGTTAgataatgtcaaattttttggcaGCTAAAAACATACATTTAGTTATTACCCATACAAATTCTATCGTTTACATACctttattaatattatcaagtTCCGCAGTTAAAAAAGGGAAGGTTACGCATTCCTTAGAAAAACTAATTTCAAAttctaaatataataacagATACCTTTAGCTTCTGTATCCCCATTAAGTATTTTTGATGAGAAAATTGCGATTCCGTACAAGTAAATCGATATGCAATGAAGAGTTGAACTCAAACCTTGCAATTCCGAACGTCTAAATGTGACATTCAGTAATAATTCATCTCCACTCAAAAAGTATTGTTTAGAGTACTGAACTTTTACATTGAATCCGCAAAATTCCTTATGATCAATTAACTTTGAACGGATATCGATATCACTCATTCAATAGCGACACTACCACACCACAGGTCACATCGTTTTAGCATGCCTTCATATAAAGATACAGGGGTATATGAACtccataaataatatggATCAATATGTgaactaaatatatattgaaattaaaattttgaataacCCAGTCAACAtactattaatataatattagttgtcaatttttataatacactaatataaattaataggTAACATAACTTTtgtaaatacatatttttcGCCttaaatcaaaaataagtTCTATATCTCAATAAAAGTGCAAAACTATTCACGTGAGGTGTACAAAGCAGGCACATTTACCCAAATATACCAGTAATCAtctttaaaaataaaaactcTAACTCGCATAGCTCGTAAAATTAAAGTTATTAGTGTAAATTGCATGCTATCTCAGGTTTGCACTGGGAATGGAATACGTGCCCACAGAGGAAAATACGCATCTGGTCATCTACCTTTAAGGTTCTATTACATCCGCCACATATGTTTGAGAATGGTAAATGACTTgttttgtcaaattcattatttttgccAACCAAGATACCTCTAGACAATGATTCCATCCTTTTGGCAACTTCAATGTCCAAACTTTGTCTTGCAAGTTGTAATGCTTCTATAAAAACGCCCCTCTTCATATCCAATGATCTCAGTATCTTCCTAAAAAGTTCAATGACATAATTGTTGGTATCTGAATCTAGTTTATCTGGGtacttttccaaatatCTTATATATCTACCTATTAGATCTGGGTGTTCGGCAATATCTAGTCCATATCCTGATAATTTGGCAAGCgatttactaatttttgatatgaCATAGTTACAATAAGGATTTTTATTGTCATTAGGGATTGTTTTGGGATGATTTGTGAGTAAATCTATCCACTTTAAAAGGAGAGAATGGTCGCTAATTTTACCTATGGCCCGAATTGTAATCTCTACCATTTcatcaaaatcatcaactCCATCCAGTGACGCTTGTATATTCCCAGCCCTCTCCATTAGATACGATTTTACTTCAGGGAATGGGTATTTATCACTTGCTACAGAGAGACACTTTTTAATGTCGATCTTTGGCTCCTTTTTAAGTAGTGGAATCAATCTCTTACACTTGCGTTGGCATAACAGTTCCAGTAGGTGGTCAAACCGGTCAAATTTGCCGAGCTTATCTTTGAGATTCTTCATCAGCAAAATGTATACATCAGCCTGCAATTCTGGATAGTCATGCAGAGAATCTAGTAAAGTATCTGCCATATCAGGTATATTGGTCAAGACTCccatatttatcataaGCTTCATAGATTCATTAGACAGGGTGTAAAACAAAACCCGCCTGACAACCTGTGTGTTTAGTTCTTTTAggatttgtatattttttataacaCTCCAAGTGAGGAGGTGATGCAGTTGCCTTGGCGAAGTAATTTCTGGTTCATCAGTCGTGTCATCTATCTCAACAAAGCTAAAGTGGTGTagcaaaaaatttgtgaGATTATCCCTATCTAGAAGTTTGAATATGTCGTCAAACATGGACAAAGCTTCGAAAATTATCGACTTATCTTCAATGGTTAGTTGGAGTGGCAATTTTGATATGGTAAACAGTTGATCTGGTGGTGATGGAAAAGGGATAAGCTGTTTCACCATCAAACCCAATAATGAAAGAAGGTAACCATGATAACATTTGCAAGGATAAGTAATGTCAAAATTgtgtaatataaaaaaattccCAAATGAAATTCTTTCATTTCTAGTATCATATAACACATTTTCGTCGTTATATTTCATGTAGTCCGGGGTCAACTTTTCCAGTTGATGGATTGGACAATTCCCAAAATAATGGTGGTTTACAATGTTAAAACTCTCACAATTTGATCTTATATTGTCATTATATAGCATAATCGGCGACTGGTATATATGTAGCAAATCATCCCACTTGTCAAATGAATGATCAAGATTGTTACCCATCACGTGGTATATCATGAAAGATAGTGCATACAGTTTGTAAGCATTTtcataatatacaatcttGTATGCAATCACTTCTGGGTCTGATAATTTGTCGGTTTCCAAGTTGTATGAATTATAATGCGATTTTAGAACGGGGTGGTACTTATCGTTGTGAATGGAAAATTCAAACCAATCACCAGGAGCTAACAATATTGCCTCCGTCAGCACGGGATGGAGTAATGTATTTTCAGTGTATGTAATGTGATCCGTGACATTTTCGCTGCCAAATGACATAATAAGTATGACCCTAAGGGAATTGATGAAGGTATCCTTATAGGTAGCATTGGCAAAATAACCCACCTCATCTTCAGTTACACAACTATTGTATGTAGTATAATCGGTGACAGACCAAAGGCTGACAAAGGTATTAGCAAGGCAATTATTCTTATATAGCCTAGGCGGAGGAATCAGTTGTAGAAGCGCCTTCTTCAGCTTATGAAAAGTGGCAGTATAATGTTTTTCGAATGTTGACTCTCTTATTTTAACAAGTTGCAACGCCAAAGTGTCAAATAAGTAAACAAGCGAATCACAAGTTAAATCCTTCATCTTGAGCTTCACTAATATGTCCCAAAGCTCAAATTCAATAGCCAAGTTTTGCAGTGGTTCTGATTCTAGCGAAATTGGCAGTGTTGGATCATTTAATGCAAAATCTGAGATATTGCGCAACAATTTCAGAATGAAATAATACCTCAGCATTGAATCAGTGGGATTTTTGCACATGAAGGAAGTGTTGTTTGGGTTGATGAACGTTGAATTCGGCTCTAACATTTCACCTGTGTTGAGTTCGTTTAAAGAATTTCGTATTAGAGCAACTATGGCTTCAGTTAGCGGTAATCCAAGGGTGAAGGGTTGCATATCATCGTCTCGTGTGTTAATTCCAGATATTTTGTGTGGTTCTTCAGAAATATCACCATGTAAATTCTGTGATTTATGCGGTTTATCAGAATTTGGGTCATTGAAGCATGGAGGCGTGCACCCGTGTACTGTGTACTTAATTAAAGTATctaaaaattgtgaaataaataaattggagAGAGAGATGCCATTGAAGGATCTGAAAAGGAGACCCACAAGCTCATTGTACATATTAGTGCTCATACAGGATTCTATAAGTATATTACACAAACTTTTCAATGGCTCTAGGCGTAGATCAGAAATAAATAGTTCAGTTATACCCAACTCCTTTTTCATCTTAACTGCCTGGGCACATGATTGGTGTAGTATATACagtaacaatttttgaGCGTCCAATTGGTATCTATTGGACTGGAATTCAAGTAGTCTTGGCAGCTTATTTTGGTATATTCCGGAAAGTAAGCGGagtgattttgaaaattttttattgaatGCTAGTTTACACAGTATATTGTACCACGAAGATATTACGAACAAATGCAATTTTCCAGAGTAAAAGACGCAAACATGaccaaatttacacaaaaaaCTGTCAATTGGAATTGTCTTTCTGGTAATATTTGCGGAATTTGCTATAGAGTTTACGGTAGccacaaattttttacaacCTTTTTCCTCTACATTCATCTCACTAACGCAACAACACACTAGGGGTATGGAAGCATTAGTTGCAAATTCCTGTAAGTCAACTATGCAATCACTACTCCCcccaaatttgacaattgtCAGTTTATCATTATGTCCCAATACTTGGAAGAAATGAATAGAACCTTTAAGATCCAGAGCCACTACAATACTGAGAGATAACCTTTTGAGTGAAATTATCTCATTGGGGATGTTGAATTGTGATACTTTGTTATAGGTGATAATGTTTCCACTAGGAGATATGAGGTATATCTTATTTAGATCAATAACAAATAACACAGACTGAAAAGTAGACGCCGACCTGAGCCATACCCCTCTCGATTCTCCATCAAAAATGCTGGTATTTTGTTGAAAATCGCCTGAGTAACATTCATTAGTTGTGTATTTGGCGGTTCGATTAATAGTTATCGTGTTTACCAAGTTAATGGACTTGTTTTTACTGTAACTCATCATATGGACGAACCCAGGTTGGAATATGCTGAAGTTGAATGTATCCTTTTGGCGCTTGTCGTTGTCATTGGAAGTGTGTGTTGTAggttttttattatcagCCAGGGTAATTATTTCCAAATCAATCTCTGTTGATACCATTCCTGGCTGAAAAATCAGTGATAGGTTGTGAAATGGCAAAGACTCTACCATTGTCAATTTATAAGATAAGACAGTGGTCGTTATagaaaaaatacataacGAATATTCGGTTGTGGTAAAACCCTTGCATATTGAAATAAACAAATCCCAGTTAGTCTTGTTTAGGCACTCAATATTGAGTGGTATTTTAGGGAAGGACGTACTAGCGACAGAATTTAAATACTCTGTGCCTGGTTTTTTTGTTTGTGATTCATTTATACCGCGCAGAAAGCTGAGGCCCTGAATTAATCTTTGTTCTTGTTTCTCCGCCATTCCTAACTGTAAAAGTTGAATTACGCCGTTTTGATGGCCTGTTAATAACCATTTTGAATCTCTGGAGATGCATATACATGTTATGGCAGCTGATGGTGATGAAGGGGTGTATAGTTTTTCAGTAAAGCTTTGCGGTGGTTGGAAAGAGTCTAATGGATTGCATATTATCTCACCGCTAGCAGTGCCtaagtatatttttgatgaatttgttgcGATACACGTTATTTCGGCGGGTAGTTGAGTATCGTATGACTTTTTTACAAAGGGTATTGACTGGGTTATATGTTGGATGtcttgataataataatgtgtaTAATCTGTggcattaattttattttcaaaatttacaagCGTTTGAATCGATGTTTTTAGGTAATTACAGTTTCTGTAAGCATCCTCTTCTGGAAATAATTGCTCCACATTGTATAGGATAgatttgtcaatttgtaattcCGTATCTCTGTTATTGGTGTCAATAAAGGCAGATCCATTAACAATATCCAGTGAAGCTGTTAGTGGATATTTGTTATCATCTACTTCTTGGTCGCTTTCCTTCGTGTAAGTATAGACCATGTCATTGGTGTCCTCCTTCTCAATCTGCTTCTCTACATCCTCAATGGCCTGTTCAAAGTCCTTTTCTGAAGAGATATTCGATAATATTAGTACGTTTGAATTATCCAAGGTCACTTCTGAATCTGACTCTAatgcatttttaattaattcagtGTCCAAGCACTGGTAATTGCCACCCATTATAGCATAGCTAAGTATAATTATTCTCTACATTTAAGTATGTAAATACATGAATACGTAATTAGAAATGTGGCAAATTGTGTTACTAATGTGTATGTTGCATTGTGgaattatattgataaatctCAAACCCAAGCATACTGCTTATGACCCCCTACACTATGTGCAGCTTAACCCTGTAGCCTAGAGCTGTCATTGAATGGGTATAGCATGcgaatttttttaaaaatcaaaaaaataatctAGTCATAATAGTAAATAAATCTAACAAATGGTACTGTCAAGATCGAACAACTGGTATCCAAAATGATTTTGTGTAACTAACGTGtatcaataaattgacTATTAGTGTTACtctgtatatataattgtagtatatatgtaattgattgtgaattattgaataaatatgtttatatgACCATGACAGTTAGTAATAATTcatgtttaataattcacGTACACATAATAGATTCCATACCAAACTTC
Coding sequences within it:
- a CDS encoding conserved Plasmodium protein, unknown function (overlaps_old_locusTagID:BBM_II00700), translated to MCYTVINLIILLFTPFVILGNINEVLESCFVVPKYICIAQGDKYNILGLNPSEIGLIAWWAFDHSIILDSTAHANHLNQKFPHGPPALGHGHSLHIISSFSPLKISLRNPSAIRNFTVSFWLYLLTNSSLYFSNLISKGNYNSQTFTIMLYPDNRLSVRISTETNVSEGIPSNSRLPTLRWTFVTVAVSNYRLEIYINGTLDNFLILDSLPVSNDEQLVIGPFNSPSYQAYMDELKIYNHKLPSHYISSMSNVGLTGFAPNLSVVVGCHKCKFNEAKKPGFCPENYFLCTTEQIYIYAAHIARVNGWLLGNDQIWHSDTVPLDKSEERLSLCCAKDYS
- a CDS encoding diacylglycerol O-acyltransferase (overlaps_old_locusTagID:BBM_II00690) yields the protein MMRRRTIRETSHFHVRTLNMLKNRILGEKNVFRISRNEETFENELYKTESIYSQSTSTMRSYSLPSQRHQEDHYHPIESQDYIYKSRPLHNRLHTEYRKSLLSTGTKHLNLKGFANLAFILLVVMNFRMVIVNLLKYGLIITVPATSKVIKEHVPLFKCALKMNISIVHAWMIERYLAPLSDNPLTLPIMLLQALNMIILLVYPFLTVLQYPSDPTISAFVLFTSVVWTLKTYSLHHVCYDCRRALAYGDDMNEVCVNIGESKAASMYPKCLTLYSVYEFMAMPTICFQFFYPRTLSINWFRLFRHAVELVFLLVVLKIIADQYIILTVKNTFTMEEFKSANFIHVAAHIIDRMIILSLPIFYCWLIMFVTFFHHWFNILAEITRFGDRKFYDDWWNASSFSEYWIKWNLPVHQFVKRHIGMPLTRRGFSSLGIQFFVFTLSAALHEYLISVPLGLGWTGYVFWFMMGQIPLLKLTKIERFKNNKTLGNVLFWCLFSVTGHPLGILLYWYLWGVKQGKVS
- a CDS encoding tRNA(His) guanylyltransferase (overlaps_old_locusTagID:BBM_II00695); translation: MNSCYNYVKSFENDDILPPYTWLIIRVDGRHFGMFSKSHNFRKPNEPKALALANKAAEAVFREFSDITLAYGHSDEYSFLLRADSKLYNRRREKIITGIVSIFTSAYVYNWHKYFTCTLKYPPSFDGRIVSYPLIEHVKDYFRWRQVDCHVNNQYNSAFWCLVAQGKTTDQAYQILKGTDKNFKNDLLFNTFQLNYNNLPNLFKKGSTLIRKSTNLDNKAMGSETSSTTFLDNKTIESQQEIDLKIEDYEINTLTELNANVELVTDDIINEEFWNAHFWVIDSTVKPPKLINNQ
- a CDS encoding microtubule and actin binding protein, putative (overlaps_old_locusTagID:BBM_II00680): MDHLTHEAIDSRLLGILKETDDLFQSGQLKYPPALTDLNTPLLYNDNKQFTHLTKSATNNVVNTDVFPCNLCKYGIEPIKSANGNGHFFSNPINTSASNYGCVNSLLSHNDNQLYKVNEKTKLYEAKQFEHKQFNSLPFNQRENFKHLEQIKQLDSYPLNNTALTKCLAKDLSIVSNWEESQKEVFYNFADKLKQEYHRLQHQLYTQYKLDLEKNIKVLRSQYSNTIDGLQQELINLKTYQQTFSTREAEYEEKLFRYESDICIAKQEIENLYKELQTKREQIMVLSKQMCDYENAISELKYGKSTLEEIVAERDKQLEAIESELSSSINKSELEHRKNSTLNQSLLETNAIISATKNELALSKREIDKLNSEVERLNGIVKILRETESNLNQRLSESAASNTSLVSKLDNLNLEKSALYNRIEEITSGYEKQLSICNRRINQLEIEMESKVG
- a CDS encoding conserved Plasmodium protein, unknown function (overlaps_old_locusTagID:BBM_II00705), with product MSDIDIRSKLIDHKEFCGFNVKVQYSKQYFLSGDELLLNVTFRRSELQGLSSTLHCISIYLYGIAIFSSKILNGDTEAKEFEISFSKECVTFPFLTAELDNINKDDRLRLIFSTDAALIEPSISTEDNNFVDKIYKLKIRLPPFLPPSFFGKYTKIKYSTCLSAQHYKNGNFQRIYLQFPFTLIGALSSKLPTMDRSYLPIRTVISNITNADDDNGDSSELYNKIYDWWLLMNEDSGFDYEGIGAANFKKYIYNFLLQGVEAVDLPNQVDLNYGDLLDYETLVEQRKMHAIITDFSLLKIGSNGIDLCTIKLYGTDNCVIADSDNNLIIKLNSLLKMDFEFYSDKYTLKLVRISLTSHEAYRLDLDDPNRSVKGGESENSFLSVHCLQKVVTPPYKKIYNKTVLKRFIYCSSYDSTSLTLHIPYLEPSFNWDDIAFYYKLNFYFHISDNTTLGNNKVEVSPFSKYKAGSYTVNTILIP